The following are encoded together in the Adhaeribacter arboris genome:
- the xylA gene encoding xylose isomerase — protein MAVKVVTGAKEYFPNISQIAYEGKESTNPLAFKYYDENKVVAGKPMKDYFKFSVAYWHSFTGTGGDPFGPGTREFPWSTSSDAITCAKEKMDAAFEFTSKLGLSYYCFHDFDIVAEGKSIAESERNLQTMVDYAKEKQKETGINLLWGTANLFSHPRYMNGAATNPDFNVLTYAAAQVKGAIDATIALGGQNYVFWGGREGYMSLLNTNTKREIEHMGRFLAMARDYGRKAGFTGTFLIEPKPMEPSKHQYDFDAATVIGFLNKFDLQNDFKLNLETNHATLAQHTFAHELQIAVDAGLLGSIDANRGDYQNGWDTDQFPVDLYELTEAMLVILEAGGLGNGGVNFDAKLRRNSTDLEDLFLAHVGGIDAFARALTIADNILQKSDYKKLRQNRYASFDSGDGQRFEQGQLTLEELRELALKNGEPKQISGKQELFENLINQYI, from the coding sequence ATGGCAGTTAAAGTAGTAACAGGAGCGAAAGAATACTTTCCGAATATTTCCCAAATTGCTTACGAAGGCAAAGAATCAACGAACCCTTTGGCGTTTAAATATTACGACGAAAACAAAGTGGTAGCCGGTAAACCCATGAAAGATTACTTCAAGTTTTCGGTAGCTTACTGGCATTCTTTTACGGGCACCGGCGGTGATCCATTTGGGCCGGGCACGCGGGAATTTCCGTGGTCAACGAGTTCCGATGCCATTACCTGCGCCAAAGAAAAAATGGATGCCGCTTTTGAGTTTACTTCTAAGTTAGGTTTGAGCTATTATTGCTTTCACGACTTTGATATTGTCGCCGAAGGCAAATCTATTGCCGAATCAGAGCGCAACTTGCAAACCATGGTGGATTACGCCAAGGAAAAGCAAAAAGAAACCGGCATTAACTTACTGTGGGGTACCGCCAATTTGTTTTCGCACCCGCGCTACATGAACGGGGCGGCCACTAACCCCGATTTTAACGTATTAACCTACGCGGCGGCTCAAGTAAAAGGCGCCATTGATGCTACTATTGCTTTAGGCGGGCAAAATTACGTATTCTGGGGAGGCCGGGAAGGATACATGTCTTTGCTTAATACCAATACCAAGCGCGAAATCGAGCATATGGGTCGTTTCCTGGCCATGGCCCGCGACTACGGCCGCAAAGCGGGTTTTACCGGTACCTTCCTGATTGAGCCGAAACCGATGGAACCAAGCAAGCACCAGTACGATTTTGATGCCGCTACCGTAATTGGCTTCTTAAACAAGTTTGATTTACAAAACGATTTTAAATTAAATCTGGAAACTAATCACGCTACGCTGGCCCAGCATACTTTCGCCCACGAATTGCAAATAGCCGTCGATGCCGGCTTATTGGGTAGCATTGATGCGAACCGCGGCGATTACCAGAACGGCTGGGATACCGACCAATTCCCGGTAGATTTGTATGAATTAACGGAAGCCATGCTGGTAATTTTGGAAGCCGGTGGACTAGGTAATGGCGGCGTTAACTTCGACGCCAAACTGCGCCGCAACTCCACCGACTTGGAAGATTTATTTTTAGCGCACGTTGGCGGCATTGATGCTTTTGCCCGCGCTTTAACAATTGCGGATAACATTCTGCAGAAATCGGATTATAAGAAATTGCGCCAAAACCGGTACGCCTCGTTTGATAGCGGCGATGGACAGCGTTTTGAACAAGGCCAGCTTACCCTGGAAGAGTTGCGCGAATTAGCGCTTAAAAATGGTGAACCGAAGCAAATTAGCGGTAAGCAAGAATTATTCGAAAACCTGATAAATCAGTATATCTAA
- a CDS encoding NUDIX hydrolase, with the protein MVQTKFAGSILNFKPEDIIPAVSTDCIIFGLDDGKLKVLLLKRNIEPSLGLWALPGGFVLNFEELEMSAKRTLHDTTGMTNVFMEQVQAFGQVDRFPWRRVITIAFYALIKYRTDDLRAGPDASDIHWFDISDLPELVFDHKHILNVTLQHLQSKVRSEPIGFELLPPKFTLTQLQELYEAVLRTTFDTRNFRKKLLKMNLLEQLNETQTGVAHRAARLYRFNPGIYQKLKEKGFTFEL; encoded by the coding sequence ATGGTTCAAACTAAATTTGCCGGTTCTATTTTAAATTTTAAACCCGAAGATATTATTCCCGCCGTATCCACGGACTGCATTATATTTGGTTTAGACGATGGCAAACTAAAAGTACTCCTCCTAAAACGTAACATCGAACCTTCCTTGGGCTTATGGGCCTTGCCGGGCGGCTTTGTCCTGAACTTTGAAGAACTGGAAATGTCAGCGAAGCGCACCTTGCACGATACCACCGGCATGACGAATGTTTTTATGGAGCAAGTACAAGCTTTTGGACAAGTAGACCGCTTTCCCTGGCGACGGGTAATTACCATAGCCTTCTACGCCCTCATAAAATACCGCACCGACGATCTAAGGGCCGGGCCGGACGCTAGTGATATTCATTGGTTCGATATTTCGGATTTGCCGGAATTGGTTTTTGACCATAAACACATCTTAAATGTTACCTTGCAGCACTTGCAAAGTAAGGTGCGGAGCGAACCCATTGGTTTTGAACTATTACCGCCTAAATTTACTTTAACGCAGTTGCAGGAATTATACGAAGCCGTTTTACGCACTACTTTTGATACCCGCAACTTCCGCAAAAAACTGCTCAAGATGAATTTGCTCGAACAATTAAACGAAACCCAAACGGGAGTAGCCCACCGGGCGGCCCGCTTGTACCGCTTTAATCCGGGTATTTATCAGAAATTGAAAGAAAAAGGCTTTACTTTTGAATTGTAG
- a CDS encoding c-type cytochrome has translation MLRSKDLGFLVFGLAIFSVFRCSPTITDSGKQLYEQHCETCHMPDGSGLRRLIPPIAHSDYLVKHRQQLPCLLKHGMEETITVNGQNYRQKMPGAENLTPDQVTNLLNFVQTNFGNKNERFTIPEVAAMLDSCAAHDY, from the coding sequence ATGCTAAGAAGTAAAGATCTGGGTTTTCTTGTATTTGGGCTGGCAATATTTTCTGTATTCCGTTGTTCTCCAACAATTACCGATAGCGGAAAACAATTATACGAACAGCATTGTGAAACCTGCCACATGCCGGATGGCAGCGGTTTACGTCGGCTTATTCCGCCGATTGCGCATTCCGATTATTTAGTTAAACACCGCCAGCAATTACCTTGCTTACTTAAGCACGGCATGGAAGAAACTATCACGGTAAATGGTCAAAATTACCGTCAGAAAATGCCCGGGGCCGAAAATTTAACCCCCGACCAGGTAACTAATCTGCTGAATTTTGTGCAAACAAATTTTGGTAATAAGAACGAGCGTTTTACCATACCGGAAGTAGCGGCTATGCTCGACTCTTGTGCCGCGCATGATTATTAA
- a CDS encoding xylulokinase: MYLLGYDIGSSSVKATLIDAATGVVLLSAFAPAQEMGMMVKQEGWAEQDPERWWYYLREVTHRVIREGRIQVADIKAIGIAYQMHGLVVVDENQEVLRPSIIWCDSRAVSLGDKAFRAIGPETCLSCYLNSPGNFTASKLKWVKENEPEIFRRVHKFMLPGDFIAMKLSGKIQTTASGLSEGILWNFKENAPAFDLLDHYGIPAELIPEIVPSFGLQAEVSAPAAEELGLAAGTPIAYRAGDQPNNAFSLNVLHPGEIAATAGTSGVIYGVNNQFTYDPESRVNTFLHVNHTPEQPSTGTLLCVNGTGILNSWLRKTVFTSEKNNASYTYEEINDLAQSVAPGAEGLLILPFGNGAERFLKNQQVGAHIAGLSFNQHTPAHLARAAQEGIIFALRYGFDIMKGLQINARTVKAGDANMFLSPLFAQTFATVTNTVVELYNTDGSQGAARGAGVGAGIYADYSQAFVGLRRTRAVEPETQLQEQYEAIYQDWLAELQVQLNRFSA; this comes from the coding sequence ATGTATTTATTAGGATATGATATTGGCTCCTCTTCGGTAAAAGCTACTTTAATAGATGCCGCCACCGGAGTAGTTTTACTTTCGGCTTTTGCGCCGGCGCAGGAAATGGGCATGATGGTAAAGCAGGAAGGCTGGGCCGAACAAGATCCCGAACGTTGGTGGTATTACCTGCGAGAGGTAACGCACCGGGTTATCCGGGAAGGCCGGATTCAAGTAGCAGACATAAAAGCGATTGGCATTGCTTACCAAATGCACGGTTTAGTAGTTGTCGACGAAAACCAGGAAGTACTGCGGCCTTCTATTATCTGGTGCGATAGCCGGGCGGTTTCGTTGGGTGACAAAGCTTTTCGCGCTATTGGCCCGGAAACTTGCTTATCCTGCTATTTAAATTCACCGGGGAATTTCACGGCTTCTAAACTGAAATGGGTAAAAGAAAACGAACCGGAAATTTTCCGCCGCGTTCACAAGTTTATGCTGCCCGGCGATTTTATTGCCATGAAACTTTCTGGTAAGATTCAGACCACGGCCTCCGGTTTATCGGAAGGTATTTTGTGGAACTTCAAAGAAAACGCCCCCGCTTTCGACTTGCTCGATCATTACGGTATTCCGGCCGAACTTATTCCGGAAATTGTGCCCAGTTTTGGTTTACAAGCCGAAGTATCGGCACCAGCGGCGGAAGAATTAGGTTTAGCTGCGGGAACACCTATTGCTTACCGGGCCGGTGACCAACCGAATAATGCTTTTTCCTTAAATGTACTGCATCCCGGCGAAATAGCCGCCACCGCGGGTACTTCCGGCGTTATTTACGGGGTTAATAACCAATTTACGTACGACCCCGAATCGCGGGTAAATACTTTTTTGCACGTCAATCATACGCCGGAACAACCGTCTACGGGTACCTTGCTGTGCGTAAACGGCACGGGCATTTTAAATTCGTGGCTACGAAAAACGGTATTTACTTCCGAAAAAAACAACGCCAGCTATACCTACGAAGAAATCAACGATCTGGCGCAAAGCGTGGCGCCCGGCGCAGAAGGTTTACTTATCTTGCCTTTTGGTAACGGGGCGGAACGGTTTCTAAAAAATCAACAAGTAGGCGCGCATATTGCCGGTTTGTCCTTTAATCAACATACGCCGGCTCATTTGGCGCGGGCGGCCCAGGAAGGAATTATCTTTGCCCTGCGCTACGGTTTTGATATTATGAAAGGTCTGCAGATAAACGCCCGCACGGTGAAAGCCGGCGACGCAAATATGTTTTTAAGTCCTTTGTTCGCCCAAACCTTTGCTACCGTCACCAATACGGTAGTGGAACTGTATAATACCGATGGTTCGCAAGGAGCTGCTCGCGGGGCAGGCGTTGGAGCCGGAATTTACGCTGATTACTCGCAGGCATTTGTGGGTTTACGCCGCACCCGGGCCGTAGAACCCGAAACGCAATTACAAGAACAATACGAAGCTATTTACCAGGATTGGTTAGCCGAATTGCAGGTACAATTAAACCGCTTTTCCGCTTAA
- a CDS encoding SCO family protein — protein MPILGEREAVQKVVDGKTLTDTIYHQIPDFSFIDQDSQQVTSQTLAGKIYVSDFFFTTCPTICPKMKSQLLRVNEKFKNNDQVVLLSHTIDPQHDSVAVLRDYAERLGVNSAKWHFVTGAKDSIYSLAAQYMVSAAEDENEAGGFVHSGAFILVDPNRHVRGIYDGTNPEQVDQLMKDIPVLLAEKP, from the coding sequence TTGCCCATTTTAGGAGAAAGAGAAGCCGTTCAAAAGGTAGTTGATGGAAAAACCCTGACCGACACCATTTACCACCAAATTCCTGATTTTAGTTTTATCGACCAAGATAGCCAACAAGTAACCAGTCAAACATTGGCCGGAAAAATTTACGTGAGCGATTTCTTTTTTACCACGTGCCCCACTATTTGCCCTAAAATGAAAAGCCAGTTGTTACGGGTAAACGAAAAATTTAAAAACAACGATCAGGTGGTGCTTTTATCGCATACCATTGATCCGCAGCACGATTCCGTAGCCGTTCTCCGGGACTATGCGGAGCGCCTAGGGGTAAACAGCGCCAAATGGCATTTTGTAACCGGGGCTAAAGATAGTATTTATAGCCTGGCGGCCCAGTACATGGTTTCGGCCGCCGAAGATGAAAATGAGGCTGGCGGGTTTGTGCACAGTGGTGCCTTTATTTTAGTAGACCCTAACCGCCACGTACGGGGCATTTACGATGGCACCAATCCGGAACAGGTTGATCAATTAATGAAAGATATCCCGGTATTATTAGCAGAAAAGCCATAA
- a CDS encoding sodium/sugar symporter: MKSIDYIVFLVYFIIVSGYGYWIYRKNKTGQADSKDYFLAEGSLTWWAIGASLIASNISAEQFIGTSGSAFALGLAISTYEWMAAATLMVVAIFFIPIYLKNKIYTMPQFLSQRYNDAVSTIMAVFWLLVYVFVNLSSILYLGALAVQTVSGIDFFYCMYGLAIFAIFITLGGMKVIGYTDVIQVFVLVLGGLATTYLALDLVATTLGDGGAWEGLGFLRKEAADHFSMILSKGELMIPNGEGGTRDAYMDLPGLSVLIGGMWIINLNYWGCNQYITQRALGADLKTARSGLLFAAFLKLMMPVIVVLPGIAAYVLFKNGQFQTEMANEAGNVIPDHAYPVLLNLLPTGLKGLSFAALTAAIVASLAGKANSISTIFTLDIYRKFFNRNASEQRLVTFGKLVVVAAFIIALFVAPVLRNLDQAFQYIQEYTGFISPGVFAIFALGFFWKRTTAPAALVAAVLTIPLSTFLKFQFPEIPFIDRMGIVFLILVALMVIITLFDPKSKNNPKGLAIDASMFKTSTGFAVGAVIIFGIIAALYTIFW, translated from the coding sequence ATGAAATCAATTGACTACATCGTTTTTCTGGTGTACTTTATAATTGTATCCGGCTACGGCTATTGGATTTACCGAAAAAATAAAACCGGCCAGGCCGATTCGAAAGATTATTTTCTGGCGGAGGGATCCTTAACCTGGTGGGCTATTGGCGCTTCGCTGATTGCGTCCAATATTTCGGCTGAGCAATTTATTGGTACCTCGGGTTCTGCCTTTGCTTTGGGTCTGGCTATATCTACTTACGAATGGATGGCTGCGGCTACGTTAATGGTAGTAGCCATTTTCTTTATTCCTATTTACCTGAAAAACAAAATTTACACCATGCCGCAGTTTTTATCGCAACGTTATAACGATGCGGTAAGTACGATTATGGCCGTTTTCTGGTTGTTGGTTTATGTATTCGTGAACCTTTCTTCTATTTTGTATTTGGGCGCTTTGGCCGTGCAAACCGTTTCGGGTATCGACTTTTTTTACTGCATGTATGGTTTGGCCATATTCGCCATATTTATTACCCTTGGCGGCATGAAAGTAATTGGTTATACAGATGTCATTCAGGTTTTTGTATTAGTACTAGGTGGCTTAGCCACTACTTACTTAGCTTTGGATTTGGTAGCTACTACTTTAGGGGATGGAGGCGCCTGGGAAGGTTTAGGTTTTTTACGGAAAGAAGCCGCCGATCATTTTAGTATGATTCTATCAAAAGGCGAGCTAATGATTCCGAACGGGGAAGGCGGTACCCGCGATGCGTATATGGATTTACCCGGTTTATCGGTTTTAATTGGGGGTATGTGGATTATCAACCTGAATTATTGGGGTTGTAACCAGTATATTACGCAGCGGGCTTTAGGCGCCGATTTAAAAACAGCCCGCAGTGGTTTATTATTTGCCGCTTTTCTAAAATTAATGATGCCGGTTATTGTGGTTTTACCGGGTATAGCCGCATACGTGCTTTTCAAAAATGGCCAGTTTCAGACCGAAATGGCAAACGAGGCCGGTAACGTTATTCCGGACCACGCTTACCCGGTTTTACTCAATCTGCTGCCAACCGGCTTAAAAGGTTTGTCTTTTGCGGCGCTAACCGCGGCCATTGTGGCTTCGTTAGCGGGTAAAGCCAATAGTATATCTACCATTTTTACCCTGGATATTTACCGGAAATTTTTTAACCGGAATGCCTCGGAGCAACGATTGGTTACATTTGGCAAATTAGTAGTGGTGGCGGCTTTTATAATTGCTCTTTTCGTAGCGCCGGTTTTACGTAATCTTGACCAGGCTTTCCAGTATATTCAGGAGTATACCGGCTTTATTTCGCCGGGCGTATTTGCTATTTTTGCCTTAGGCTTTTTCTGGAAACGTACCACGGCACCCGCCGCTTTAGTAGCTGCGGTTTTAACCATACCTTTATCTACCTTTTTAAAATTTCAATTCCCCGAAATTCCCTTTATCGATCGTATGGGAATTGTGTTTTTGATATTGGTAGCCTTAATGGTGATTATTACTTTATTTGATCCGAAAAGCAAGAATAACCCCAAAGGTTTGGCCATTGATGCTTCTATGTTTAAAACTTCGACAGGTTTTGCGGTGGGAGCAGTTATTATTTTCGGGATTATCGCCGCATTATATACTATTTTCTGGTAA